A genome region from Candidatus Binatia bacterium includes the following:
- a CDS encoding SPFH domain-containing protein — protein MGIVEKLRGELVDIVEWVDDSRNTVVWRFPRYHNQIKNGARLIVRPGQSAVVVEQGRVADVFGPGTYELTTKNLPLLSTLRGWKHGFDSPFKAEVYFVATRQITELKWGTPNPVILRDPSLGPLRVRAFGTYTLRAAKPEALLAELVGTDGSFQADEIDVLLRSIIATAFADLIATTQIAIADLSASYLRLSEELRKRVLAKIGVEYGLDVPQLYIVNVSVPEAVEQAMDARSGMEVIGDVERYQRYQVGAATPLAAANPAGGLAGAGVGLGLGLSYAAAAPRSANASVIPPVPLADALWHVATAGHASGPFTLEQIRASVASGQVTPQSYAWTAGMSAWAPVTSVPALAALFAPPPPPQS, from the coding sequence ATGGGTATCGTGGAGAAGCTGCGGGGCGAGCTGGTCGACATCGTCGAATGGGTCGACGACTCACGGAACACCGTCGTCTGGAGATTCCCGCGATACCACAACCAGATCAAGAACGGCGCCCGCCTGATCGTGCGCCCCGGCCAGTCGGCCGTCGTGGTCGAGCAGGGGCGGGTCGCCGACGTGTTCGGCCCGGGCACCTACGAGCTCACGACGAAGAACCTGCCGCTCCTGAGCACGCTGCGCGGCTGGAAGCATGGGTTCGACAGCCCCTTCAAGGCGGAGGTCTACTTCGTCGCCACGCGCCAGATCACGGAGCTCAAGTGGGGGACGCCGAACCCGGTGATCCTGCGCGATCCTTCGCTCGGGCCGCTTCGCGTCCGGGCGTTCGGCACCTACACGCTTCGCGCGGCCAAGCCCGAGGCGCTTCTCGCCGAGCTGGTCGGCACCGACGGGTCGTTCCAGGCCGACGAGATCGACGTGCTCCTGCGCTCCATCATCGCGACCGCGTTCGCCGATTTGATCGCGACGACGCAGATCGCGATCGCGGACCTCTCGGCGAGCTACCTCCGTCTTTCGGAGGAGCTCAGGAAGCGGGTCCTCGCGAAGATCGGCGTCGAGTACGGTCTGGACGTTCCGCAGCTCTACATCGTGAACGTTTCCGTACCGGAAGCGGTGGAGCAGGCCATGGACGCGCGGTCGGGCATGGAGGTGATCGGCGACGTGGAGCGGTATCAGCGCTACCAGGTGGGGGCGGCGACGCCGCTCGCGGCCGCCAATCCCGCGGGCGGGCTGGCCGGAGCGGGCGTGGGGCTGGGCCTGGGCCTCTCCTACGCTGCCGCGGCGCCGCGGAGCGCGAATGCCTCGGTCATCCCCCCCGTGCCGCTGGCCGACGCCCTCTGGCACGTCGCGACGGCCGGCCATGCCTCGGGTCCCTTCACGCTCGAGCAGATCCGCGCGTCGGTGGCCTCGGGGCAGGTCACCCCGCAGAGCTATGCGTGGACGGCGGGGATGAGCGCCTGGGCGCCCGTGACCTCGGTGCCGGCCCTCGCGGCGCTGTTCGCGCCGCCGCCTCCGCCGCAGAGCTGA
- a CDS encoding zf-TFIIB domain-containing protein, with protein sequence MKLVACPQCHAQYDAGLAAGPTIQCRCGATFPSEPPRAKDAAVARCAACGALVGANERTCSYCGAEVVRRPAASGPVCPECYAQNPESARYCVACGVAFLPQPVRAAAGALSCPVCTAATLAPRNLGGIWVEECPSCLGFWTPGDVIDRLIDRIRERLLQDGVSAPAHHERRSTWQPEFTYRKCPECGVMMQRRNFGRRSGVVVDWCASHGTWLDAHELEDIAAFVIEGGLRGADAAQGDASLAADPRRVAAVAAAETILAKERAADERRERPMNLGDLFTLLLRQRL encoded by the coding sequence TTGAAGCTCGTCGCCTGTCCCCAGTGCCATGCCCAGTACGACGCCGGCCTCGCGGCGGGTCCGACGATCCAATGCCGCTGCGGCGCGACGTTCCCGTCGGAGCCGCCGCGGGCCAAGGATGCCGCGGTCGCGCGCTGTGCCGCGTGCGGCGCCCTGGTCGGAGCGAACGAGCGGACCTGCTCCTACTGCGGCGCCGAAGTCGTCCGGCGGCCGGCGGCCTCGGGTCCGGTCTGCCCCGAGTGCTACGCGCAGAACCCGGAGTCGGCGCGCTACTGCGTCGCCTGCGGGGTGGCGTTTCTCCCGCAGCCGGTGCGGGCCGCCGCCGGGGCGCTTTCGTGTCCGGTCTGCACGGCCGCGACGCTCGCCCCTCGAAACCTCGGCGGGATCTGGGTGGAGGAGTGCCCCTCCTGCCTGGGCTTCTGGACGCCGGGCGACGTGATCGACCGGCTGATCGACCGCATCCGCGAGCGGCTGCTCCAGGACGGCGTCTCCGCGCCGGCGCACCACGAGCGGCGCTCGACGTGGCAGCCCGAGTTCACCTATCGAAAGTGTCCGGAGTGCGGCGTGATGATGCAGCGGCGGAATTTCGGGCGACGCTCCGGCGTGGTCGTGGACTGGTGCGCCAGCCACGGCACCTGGCTCGATGCCCATGAGCTGGAGGACATCGCCGCGTTCGTGATCGAGGGAGGGCTCCGCGGCGCCGATGCGGCGCAGGGGGACGCGTCGCTGGCGGCCGATCCCAGGCGGGTCGCCGCCGTCGCCGCGGCGGAGACGATTCTCGCCAAGGAGCGGGCGGCGGACGAGCGCCGGGAGCGCCCGATGAATCTGGGAGATCTGTTCACGCTGCTGCTGCGTCAGCGCCTGTAA
- a CDS encoding tetratricopeptide repeat protein has product MSPVSKKPKSSPPSRRRPAAAPTDARYGPWWAWLAGILALTFAVYLPSLDNGFTNWDDAKYVTENLTLAHPSLHDIVVRPLEGNYHPLTVLSLALNYRLSGLHPASYHWLNLLLHLANTALVFLFIRKLAGGLWAPVVTGLFFGIHPMHVESVAWIAERKDVLFVFFYLAGLIAYLEYRDSKRGMWLAGALAACLLSLASKPAAVTFPVALLLVDAYRGRRWDSASVLEKAPFFVLAIVAGLLTLKAQKAVGAIVDVPVFPLFSRVLFAAYGTVSYVVKLLVPLGLSAIYPYPVGGRVGPEFYVALVALVVLLPAVVYGFRRDRAVLFGLAFFLVNIALVLQFVTVGHALMADRYTYLPYVGLFFALSHWMDTGPRPWASGSSVKTFTAGLLLLLVPVCLVQTWKRCGVWKDSSTLWTDTIRNYPNRIYDAYFLRGTYYHHTVGDPAAALADYDEALKLNPRAAFALANKGTLLFDLGRADSAYLYLDRALQLKPDLAGALNNRGAIKGQRGDLPGAIADFSRAIASDPQFRDPYENRAVGYYMAGQFDKAIADTRRALELDPGNPENHALWDAIGQYQQKLHDYRDAVTAHEEAIRRAPYGDPRIPGYYLNRSFAYEGLGDREAAIRDARQAEQLGATLAPAYLKKLGIAAAPTAPAAAP; this is encoded by the coding sequence ATGAGTCCGGTCTCGAAGAAGCCCAAGAGCTCGCCTCCGTCACGGCGGAGGCCCGCGGCGGCGCCGACGGACGCGCGGTACGGGCCCTGGTGGGCCTGGCTCGCCGGCATCCTGGCGCTCACGTTCGCCGTCTATCTCCCCAGTCTCGACAATGGCTTCACGAACTGGGACGACGCCAAGTACGTCACCGAGAACCTCACGCTCGCGCATCCCTCCCTGCACGACATCGTGGTTCGACCCCTGGAAGGGAACTACCACCCGCTGACCGTTCTCTCGCTCGCGCTGAACTACCGCCTCTCGGGGCTGCACCCGGCGTCGTATCACTGGCTCAACCTTCTCCTCCACCTGGCGAACACCGCCCTGGTCTTCCTGTTCATCCGGAAGCTGGCGGGAGGGCTTTGGGCTCCGGTCGTGACGGGCCTCTTCTTCGGGATTCATCCGATGCATGTCGAATCGGTCGCGTGGATCGCGGAGCGCAAGGACGTGCTCTTCGTCTTCTTCTACCTCGCCGGCCTGATCGCGTATCTCGAATACCGGGACTCCAAGCGGGGGATGTGGCTCGCGGGAGCGCTCGCCGCATGCCTGCTGTCGCTCGCGTCGAAGCCGGCCGCCGTCACGTTCCCGGTGGCGCTGCTGCTGGTCGACGCCTACCGCGGCCGCCGCTGGGACAGCGCCTCGGTCCTCGAGAAGGCTCCTTTCTTCGTCCTGGCGATCGTCGCGGGCCTCCTCACCCTGAAGGCGCAGAAAGCCGTCGGCGCCATCGTGGACGTGCCCGTGTTTCCTCTCTTCTCGAGAGTGCTGTTTGCGGCCTACGGGACCGTGTCGTACGTGGTGAAGCTCCTCGTGCCCCTCGGGCTCTCGGCCATCTATCCCTATCCGGTCGGGGGACGGGTGGGCCCGGAGTTCTACGTCGCGTTGGTCGCGCTCGTCGTCCTTCTGCCGGCTGTGGTCTACGGGTTCCGCCGCGATCGGGCCGTCCTGTTCGGTCTCGCGTTCTTCCTGGTGAACATCGCCCTCGTGCTCCAGTTCGTCACCGTCGGCCACGCGCTGATGGCGGATCGCTACACCTACCTCCCCTACGTCGGGCTCTTCTTCGCGCTCTCCCACTGGATGGACACGGGCCCCCGGCCCTGGGCTTCGGGCTCCTCCGTGAAGACCTTCACGGCGGGCCTGCTGCTGCTGCTCGTGCCCGTCTGTCTCGTCCAGACCTGGAAGCGGTGCGGCGTCTGGAAGGATTCCTCCACGCTCTGGACCGACACCATCCGCAACTACCCGAACCGGATCTACGACGCGTACTTCCTGCGCGGGACCTACTACCACCACACGGTGGGCGACCCGGCCGCCGCGCTGGCCGATTACGACGAAGCCCTGAAACTGAACCCGCGGGCGGCGTTCGCTCTGGCCAACAAGGGGACGCTCCTCTTCGACCTGGGCCGGGCGGATTCGGCGTACCTCTATCTGGATCGCGCGCTCCAGCTCAAACCGGACCTGGCGGGAGCGCTGAACAACCGCGGCGCCATCAAGGGACAGCGTGGAGATCTCCCGGGAGCGATCGCCGACTTCTCGCGCGCCATCGCATCCGATCCCCAGTTCCGCGATCCCTACGAGAACCGGGCGGTGGGCTACTACATGGCGGGGCAGTTCGACAAGGCGATCGCCGACACGCGCCGGGCGCTGGAGCTGGATCCGGGGAACCCGGAGAACCACGCGCTCTGGGACGCGATCGGCCAGTACCAGCAGAAGCTGCACGATTACCGCGATGCCGTGACGGCGCACGAGGAGGCGATCCGGCGCGCGCCGTACGGCGACCCGCGCATTCCCGGCTACTACCTGAACCGGAGCTTTGCCTACGAGGGCCTGGGGGACCGCGAGGCCGCGATCCGCGACGCGCGCCAGGCGGAGCAGCTCGGCGCGACCCTCGCTCCGGCCTACCTGAAGAAGCTGGGGATCGCCGCCGCCCCGACGGCCCCCGCCGCCGCCCCCTAG